Proteins co-encoded in one Arthrobacter globiformis genomic window:
- the thrS gene encoding threonine--tRNA ligase: MKVTTGTTGAELFFERRDVVVARVDGELKDLDQPLPEGAEVEGVTIDSPDGLNVLRHSTAHVMAQAVQQLRPDAKLGIGPYINDGFYFDFDVAEPFTPEDLRQLEKMMLKIVNQNQKFVRRVVSEDEAREAMKNEPYKLELLGKKNDAAEAGEGVNVEVGAGDITIYDNVDRKSGDSVWCDLCRGPHLPNTKLISNAFALTRSSAAYWLGNQNNQQLQRIYGTAWPTKDALKAYQERIAEAERRDHRKLGAELDLFSFPDELGSGLPVFHPKGGIIRKAMEDYSRQRHVDAGYEFVYTPHITKGHLYEVSGHLDWYRDGMFPAMHIDAEHNEDGTVRKPGQDYYLKPMNCPMHNLIFRSRGRSYRELPLRLFEFGSVYRYEKSGVVHGLTRVRGMTQDDAHIYCTREQMKDELTTTLNFVLGLLKDYGLDDFYLELSTKNEDKFVGDDATWEEATRTLAEVAEASGLELVPDPGGAAFYGPKISVQAKDALGRTWQMSTIQLDFNLPERFELEFQAADGTRQRPVMIHRALFGSVERFMGVLTEHYAGAFPAWLAPVQVVGIPVAEAFNDYMFDVVDKLKAAGIRAEVDISSDRFPKKIRTASKDKIPFVLIAGGEDAEAGAVSFRFRDGSQDNGVPVAEAVQRIVDAVRNRTS; encoded by the coding sequence ATGAAGGTGACTACCGGGACCACCGGCGCGGAACTCTTCTTTGAGCGCCGCGACGTCGTTGTGGCCCGGGTCGACGGCGAACTCAAAGACCTGGACCAGCCCCTTCCCGAGGGTGCCGAGGTTGAAGGCGTCACCATCGATTCCCCCGACGGGCTCAACGTCCTCCGGCACTCGACTGCCCACGTCATGGCCCAGGCCGTGCAGCAGCTGCGCCCGGACGCCAAGCTTGGCATTGGTCCCTACATCAATGACGGGTTCTACTTCGACTTCGACGTCGCGGAGCCCTTCACTCCCGAGGACCTGCGCCAGCTGGAAAAGATGATGCTCAAGATCGTCAACCAGAACCAGAAGTTCGTCCGCCGCGTCGTCTCGGAGGACGAGGCCCGCGAGGCCATGAAGAATGAGCCGTACAAGCTTGAACTGCTGGGGAAGAAGAACGACGCCGCCGAAGCCGGCGAAGGCGTCAACGTCGAAGTGGGCGCCGGAGACATCACCATCTACGACAACGTCGACCGCAAGAGCGGGGACAGCGTCTGGTGCGACCTGTGCCGCGGCCCCCACCTGCCCAACACCAAGCTCATCTCCAACGCCTTTGCCCTGACCCGGTCCTCGGCCGCGTACTGGCTGGGCAACCAGAACAACCAGCAGCTGCAGCGCATCTACGGCACCGCGTGGCCCACCAAGGATGCCCTGAAGGCGTACCAGGAACGCATCGCCGAGGCCGAGCGCCGCGACCACCGGAAGCTTGGTGCCGAGCTGGACCTGTTCTCCTTCCCCGATGAGCTGGGATCTGGCCTGCCCGTCTTCCACCCCAAGGGCGGCATCATCCGCAAGGCCATGGAGGACTACTCCCGGCAGCGGCACGTGGACGCCGGCTACGAGTTCGTCTACACCCCGCACATCACCAAGGGGCACCTGTACGAGGTATCCGGCCACCTGGACTGGTACCGGGACGGCATGTTCCCCGCAATGCACATCGACGCGGAGCACAACGAGGACGGCACCGTCCGCAAGCCCGGCCAGGACTACTACCTGAAGCCGATGAACTGCCCCATGCACAACCTGATCTTCCGCTCCCGCGGACGCTCCTACCGCGAACTGCCGCTGCGGCTGTTCGAATTCGGCTCGGTCTACCGGTACGAAAAGTCCGGTGTGGTCCACGGCCTGACCCGCGTGCGCGGCATGACACAGGACGACGCCCACATTTACTGCACCCGCGAGCAGATGAAGGACGAGCTCACCACCACGCTGAACTTCGTGCTGGGCCTCCTCAAGGACTACGGCCTGGACGACTTCTACCTCGAGCTGTCCACCAAGAACGAGGACAAGTTCGTCGGTGACGACGCCACCTGGGAGGAAGCCACCCGCACCCTGGCCGAAGTTGCCGAGGCCTCCGGACTGGAGCTGGTTCCGGACCCGGGCGGAGCTGCGTTCTACGGGCCCAAGATCTCGGTCCAGGCGAAGGATGCCCTGGGCCGCACCTGGCAGATGTCCACGATCCAGCTCGACTTCAACCTGCCTGAGCGCTTCGAACTTGAGTTCCAGGCCGCCGACGGCACCCGCCAGCGTCCCGTCATGATCCACCGGGCCTTGTTCGGATCGGTGGAGCGGTTCATGGGCGTCCTCACCGAGCACTATGCCGGCGCCTTCCCGGCCTGGCTCGCTCCGGTGCAGGTGGTGGGCATCCCCGTAGCGGAGGCCTTCAACGACTACATGTTCGACGTCGTCGACAAGCTCAAGGCGGCCGGCATCCGCGCCGAGGTGGACATCTCCTCGGACCGTTTCCCGAAGAAGATCCGCACGGCCAGCAAGGACAAGATCCCGTTCGTGCTGATTGCCGGCGGTGAGGACGCGGAGGCGGGCGCGGTCTCCTTCCGGTTCCGGGACGGCAGCCAGGACAACGGCGTGCCCGTGGCCGAGGCTGTCCAGCGGATCGTGGACGCCGTCCGCAACCGGACCAGCTAG
- a CDS encoding DNA polymerase III subunit alpha has translation MSFTHLHVSTAFSAHYGVSWPDELAQAAAAQGATALGCTDRDGLYGTVKHLKACMAAGIDPVVGVDLSVFDDEGDHEAGVADARVSKTRFPAARVTGRVVVLAHGHNNGAGYKALCRLISDAHARTTGKAGGAVPVAVTRAELASRVLDPETLKPVLTVLLGPDSDVGIALGGRRYLRPRTLFKGWLDAMPAGSVAAEIVTHLSAPGEPLSTAHAVRMLKLAQEYGVPAVLTNAVRYCEEDGAATADVLDSARTLKSLPELSAAPLLQPNGQGWLKTPDQMVELGKEVIHAAGYGSADLQVLLTQTEALADRCRMDPVSDMGWKQPVVPEAAVIGIEGDPLAELAQRCEAGIARRFPGIAGKAEADMRARLQHELKIIARLGFASYFLTVAEVSRMILDMGVRAAARGSGASSLVNYLIDISQVNPLQHDLIFERFLSGDRSTLPDIDIDVESAERHNVYRKIFDRFGSQRVTLMSMQNGYRARGAVRDAGMALGMDDGDVGEIAKQLWRFSARKFREALEEKPELREFAGRVEQRNFAENQQLDLLVDLTERLDRLPRHISMHPCGVILGDATLLDRTPVQPSGLGLPMSQFDKHDMDPMGMLKLDVLGVRMQSAMAFAVREIIRIHPSKAEVVAAGAHPVATDGSGPDYIAEDGRIDLNAVPLDDEPTYELIRSTHTLGCFQIESPGQRELVGKMAPREFNDLIIDISLFRPGPMKSDMVRPFLEHRHGFAPETYPHPDLKPVLQETHGVTVFHEQILRTFDVMTGCGLAKADEFRRALSNDVMEGQVEEFFRREAKARGYKPDVVDKVWGTLKSFASFGFCKAHGAAFAVPTYQSAWLKAHHPEAFLAGLWEHDPGMYPKRLLVAEARRMGIPILPLDINRSGAEYRVERVAEGPDRGKLGIRLSLNGIFGLSGSELKRIVAGQPYDSLADLRARSRLSKPSIKRLAQLGAFDTLHRESGGTANRADLVHHLQSLQGKPAKKGADVIEGQLALPLGDVELRNVKAGLPEPTMVENVRAELDLMAVDVSEHLMSSHRPLLDRLGVTTADKLLGLRNGTEVLVAGVRIATQTPPMRGGRRVVFISIDDGTGCVDSVFFHEAQEHAGPLLFSTRLLLIRGTTRRTGPRGISLSASMAWDLSQVDTLPFPGRGTAAPGNGEAGNLEQGNLEPGDLEPGNGEPGSIEHEFRQPGPLEGISRNLAITGLGS, from the coding sequence ATGAGCTTCACTCACCTTCACGTTTCCACCGCCTTCAGCGCCCACTACGGTGTCTCCTGGCCAGATGAACTCGCCCAGGCAGCAGCTGCCCAGGGAGCAACCGCCCTCGGATGCACGGACCGCGACGGGCTGTACGGCACGGTAAAACACCTCAAGGCATGTATGGCTGCCGGAATTGACCCGGTGGTCGGCGTGGATCTGTCGGTATTCGACGACGAGGGGGACCACGAGGCCGGGGTGGCTGATGCACGGGTTTCCAAAACCCGGTTTCCGGCAGCCCGCGTCACCGGGCGGGTCGTTGTCCTCGCGCATGGCCACAACAACGGCGCGGGATACAAGGCATTGTGCCGGCTGATCTCCGACGCGCATGCCCGCACCACGGGCAAGGCCGGGGGAGCGGTGCCCGTTGCTGTCACCAGGGCTGAACTCGCCTCACGCGTCCTGGACCCGGAAACCCTGAAACCGGTGCTCACCGTGCTGTTGGGCCCGGATTCCGACGTCGGCATCGCGCTGGGCGGGCGGCGGTACCTCCGGCCCCGCACCCTTTTCAAGGGCTGGCTGGACGCCATGCCGGCCGGAAGTGTTGCGGCAGAGATCGTCACCCACCTCAGTGCACCGGGTGAGCCGTTAAGCACCGCCCATGCGGTCCGCATGCTCAAGCTGGCGCAGGAGTACGGCGTGCCGGCCGTGCTCACCAACGCAGTCCGTTACTGCGAAGAGGACGGGGCGGCAACCGCCGATGTCCTGGACTCGGCCCGCACGCTGAAGTCGCTTCCCGAACTCTCCGCCGCGCCGCTGCTTCAGCCCAACGGGCAGGGCTGGCTGAAAACCCCGGACCAAATGGTGGAACTGGGAAAGGAAGTCATCCATGCAGCCGGCTACGGGTCCGCAGATCTCCAGGTGCTGCTCACGCAGACTGAGGCGCTCGCGGACCGTTGCCGCATGGATCCCGTGTCTGACATGGGCTGGAAGCAGCCGGTGGTGCCCGAGGCCGCCGTCATCGGCATCGAAGGGGATCCGCTGGCAGAACTGGCCCAGCGCTGCGAGGCGGGAATTGCGCGGCGATTCCCCGGCATCGCCGGGAAGGCGGAAGCGGACATGCGTGCTCGGCTGCAGCATGAGCTGAAGATCATTGCCCGCCTCGGCTTTGCCTCCTACTTCCTCACCGTGGCCGAGGTTTCCCGCATGATCCTGGATATGGGTGTGAGGGCGGCAGCCAGGGGATCGGGGGCTTCCAGCCTGGTGAACTACCTGATTGACATCAGCCAGGTGAACCCCCTCCAGCATGACCTGATCTTTGAACGGTTCCTCTCCGGCGACCGGTCAACGCTGCCTGACATCGACATCGATGTTGAAAGCGCTGAGCGGCACAACGTCTACCGGAAGATCTTTGACCGGTTCGGCTCCCAGCGCGTCACACTGATGAGCATGCAGAACGGCTACCGCGCTCGCGGTGCGGTGCGGGACGCCGGCATGGCTTTGGGGATGGACGACGGCGATGTCGGCGAGATTGCCAAACAGCTGTGGCGCTTTTCGGCACGGAAGTTCCGGGAGGCACTGGAGGAAAAGCCGGAACTTCGAGAGTTCGCCGGACGTGTGGAACAGCGGAACTTTGCGGAGAACCAGCAGCTGGACCTGCTGGTGGATCTCACCGAACGGCTGGACCGGCTTCCGCGCCATATCTCCATGCACCCCTGCGGGGTGATCCTCGGTGATGCCACCCTGCTGGACCGGACCCCCGTCCAGCCCAGCGGCCTTGGCCTGCCCATGAGCCAGTTCGATAAACACGACATGGACCCCATGGGCATGCTGAAGTTGGATGTCCTGGGAGTCAGGATGCAAAGCGCCATGGCCTTTGCCGTGCGGGAGATCATCCGCATCCATCCCTCCAAGGCTGAAGTGGTGGCAGCCGGAGCCCACCCCGTGGCAACGGATGGCAGCGGTCCGGACTACATCGCCGAGGACGGCCGGATCGACCTCAATGCCGTGCCCCTGGATGATGAGCCGACGTATGAGCTGATCAGAAGCACCCACACGCTGGGGTGCTTCCAGATCGAATCACCGGGCCAGCGGGAGCTGGTGGGCAAGATGGCCCCGCGCGAATTCAACGACCTCATCATCGACATCTCACTGTTCCGCCCTGGGCCCATGAAATCGGACATGGTCCGGCCGTTCCTGGAACACAGGCACGGCTTCGCGCCAGAGACCTACCCGCACCCTGACCTGAAGCCGGTACTTCAGGAAACCCACGGGGTGACGGTCTTCCATGAGCAGATCCTGCGGACCTTTGATGTGATGACCGGCTGCGGGCTGGCAAAAGCCGACGAGTTCCGCAGGGCGTTGAGCAATGACGTCATGGAAGGGCAGGTTGAGGAGTTTTTCCGCCGCGAGGCAAAAGCCAGAGGATATAAGCCGGACGTCGTGGACAAAGTTTGGGGCACCCTGAAATCGTTCGCCAGTTTCGGGTTCTGCAAAGCCCACGGCGCCGCCTTTGCCGTGCCCACCTACCAGTCGGCCTGGCTGAAGGCGCACCATCCGGAAGCGTTCCTCGCTGGCCTGTGGGAACACGATCCCGGGATGTATCCCAAGCGTCTCCTTGTGGCCGAAGCACGCCGCATGGGGATCCCCATTCTTCCGCTGGACATCAACCGCAGCGGGGCGGAATACCGGGTTGAGCGCGTCGCGGAAGGCCCGGACCGGGGAAAGCTGGGCATCCGACTGAGCCTCAACGGCATCTTCGGGCTGTCCGGTTCTGAGCTGAAGCGGATCGTTGCAGGCCAGCCCTATGACTCACTGGCGGATCTAAGGGCACGCTCCAGGCTGAGCAAGCCCAGCATCAAGCGGCTCGCCCAACTGGGTGCCTTTGACACACTGCACCGGGAATCCGGCGGAACAGCCAACCGGGCAGACCTTGTCCACCACCTGCAGAGCCTGCAGGGCAAGCCGGCAAAGAAGGGCGCCGACGTCATTGAGGGGCAGCTCGCGTTGCCTCTTGGGGATGTCGAGTTGCGGAACGTCAAGGCCGGGCTGCCGGAGCCCACCATGGTGGAGAACGTCCGGGCGGAACTTGACCTGATGGCTGTTGATGTCAGTGAACACCTGATGTCCAGCCACCGGCCGCTCCTGGACCGGCTGGGCGTCACCACAGCGGATAAACTGCTAGGGCTGCGCAACGGCACGGAGGTCCTGGTTGCCGGTGTCCGCATCGCCACCCAGACCCCGCCCATGCGCGGCGGCAGGCGGGTGGTCTTCATCAGCATCGATGATGGCACCGGGTGCGTGGATTCCGTGTTCTTTCACGAGGCGCAGGAGCATGCAGGCCCGCTGCTGTTCAGCACCCGGCTGCTGCTTATCCGGGGAACCACCCGGCGGACCGGTCCGCGTGGCATCAGCCTCAGCGCCAGCATGGCGTGGGACCTCAGCCAGGTGGATACCCTGCCATTCCCAGGACGGGGGACCGCTGCCCCGGGGAACGGCGAGGCGGGAAACCTTGAGCAGGGGAACCTTGAGCCGGGAGATCTCGAGCCAGGGAACGGCGAACCAGGAAGCATCGAACATGAATTCAGGCAGCCGGGACCACTGGAAGGCATCAGCAGGAACCTGGCCATCACCGGCCTGGGAAGCTGA
- a CDS encoding chorismate mutase, producing the protein MIMPTNHGDEKNAQADREQLAAVRVAVDEVDEQIVTLIARRERLIRIAGTLKGDDAEVRAPGRVERVIEHVRSAAEKKEIDPDIVESTYRAMISKFIELEMKIHNDNS; encoded by the coding sequence ATGATCATGCCCACAAATCACGGAGACGAGAAAAACGCCCAGGCTGACCGGGAACAGCTCGCCGCCGTGCGGGTCGCGGTGGATGAGGTGGACGAGCAGATCGTCACGCTGATCGCCCGCCGCGAGCGCCTGATTCGCATCGCGGGAACCCTGAAGGGTGACGATGCCGAAGTGCGTGCCCCGGGGCGCGTGGAGCGGGTTATCGAGCATGTGCGCTCGGCAGCCGAGAAAAAAGAAATAGACCCGGACATCGTGGAAAGCACGTACCGGGCCATGATCTCGAAGTTCATCGAGCTTGAGATGAAAATCCACAACGACAACAGCTGA
- a CDS encoding VOC family protein produces MQPRVDFISLGVRSVAASRRFYVDGLGWPVHREVPNEVVFIQANHGLILSLWDAGQMQAEAVVDAPAAVPCITLSHNVGSAEQVDQVMAQAESAGAAVVAPPKTQPWGGYTGYFADPDGFRWEIAFNPTWTVDDGGQVTV; encoded by the coding sequence ATGCAGCCCAGAGTCGATTTTATTTCATTGGGAGTGCGCAGCGTGGCCGCCTCCCGGCGCTTCTATGTGGACGGCCTGGGCTGGCCGGTCCACCGCGAGGTTCCCAACGAGGTGGTCTTCATCCAGGCGAACCACGGCCTGATTCTCTCCCTGTGGGATGCCGGACAGATGCAGGCCGAGGCCGTCGTCGATGCTCCCGCCGCAGTTCCCTGCATTACGCTCAGCCACAACGTCGGCAGCGCCGAGCAGGTGGACCAGGTGATGGCCCAGGCAGAGTCCGCCGGCGCCGCCGTCGTGGCCCCTCCCAAGACCCAGCCCTGGGGCGGCTACACCGGATACTTCGCCGATCCGGACGGCTTCCGCTGGGAGATTGCGTTCAACCCCACCTGGACAGTGGACGACGGCGGCCAGGTCACCGTCTGA
- a CDS encoding SOS response-associated peptidase: MCGRYVMARAVGDLLAEFDAELENETEIPPSWNVAPTDGAPIVLERLIDGATVRQLHVARWGLVPSWAKSPAIGAKMINARSESILEKPAFRKAVQSRRCAVPADGYYEWKQGEGRSKQPYYVHPRDESAMAFAGLYEWWKDPSVPPGEPAQWMLSMSIMTADSPPAGTEGTVFAELTALHDRVPLPMSRDTMAAWLDPQVDDAAGLVDLVRSGVKDVAAGWRVDSVGKAVGNVRNNSPELIEPVEALF, translated from the coding sequence ATGTGTGGACGTTACGTCATGGCCCGGGCAGTGGGGGATCTGCTGGCCGAATTCGACGCCGAACTTGAGAACGAAACCGAAATCCCGCCGTCGTGGAACGTTGCGCCCACCGACGGCGCGCCCATTGTCCTGGAACGGCTTATCGACGGCGCCACGGTCCGCCAGCTGCACGTCGCACGCTGGGGGCTGGTGCCGTCCTGGGCGAAAAGCCCGGCCATCGGCGCGAAGATGATCAATGCGAGGAGCGAGTCGATCCTGGAGAAGCCGGCGTTCCGCAAGGCTGTGCAGTCGAGGCGCTGCGCGGTCCCGGCCGACGGCTACTACGAGTGGAAACAGGGGGAGGGCCGCAGCAAGCAGCCGTATTACGTGCATCCCCGGGACGAGTCCGCCATGGCCTTCGCCGGACTGTACGAGTGGTGGAAGGACCCGTCCGTGCCGCCGGGTGAACCCGCCCAGTGGATGCTCTCGATGTCCATCATGACGGCGGACTCGCCGCCGGCGGGAACTGAAGGCACGGTGTTCGCCGAACTGACAGCGCTCCACGACCGCGTCCCGCTGCCCATGAGCCGCGACACCATGGCGGCCTGGCTTGACCCCCAGGTGGACGACGCCGCCGGCCTGGTGGACCTCGTCCGGTCCGGCGTAAAGGACGTAGCCGCCGGCTGGCGGGTGGATTCCGTGGGCAAGGCGGTGGGCAACGTCCGCAACAACTCCCCGGAACTGATCGAGCCCGTGGAGGCACTCTTCTGA
- a CDS encoding mycoredoxin, translating into MDFTPEDGTITMFSTTWCGYCNRLKKQLDAQGIGYTEINIEEVDGTAELVEQINGGNRTVPTVLFPDGTAATNPSAAEVKSRLAA; encoded by the coding sequence GTGGACTTTACCCCCGAAGACGGCACCATCACCATGTTCTCGACCACCTGGTGCGGCTACTGCAACCGGCTGAAGAAGCAGCTGGACGCCCAGGGCATCGGCTACACCGAGATCAACATCGAAGAGGTCGACGGCACGGCCGAGCTCGTGGAGCAGATCAACGGCGGCAACCGCACCGTCCCCACCGTCCTCTTCCCGGACGGCACCGCTGCCACGAACCCGTCCGCTGCAGAGGTCAAGAGCAGGCTCGCCGCCTAG
- a CDS encoding VOC family protein, producing the protein MNPVSPQIGTVFVPVSDIEEARDWYCGILGVPADDKVLLDHLYILPMEGAGLVLDSRIYSPGAVFQVPAFHFNTADIHAAHAFMKTRGVELTDVNDDQWFNFRDPDGNVLMICQIPPATE; encoded by the coding sequence GTGAATCCAGTTTCCCCGCAGATCGGCACCGTCTTTGTCCCCGTCAGCGATATCGAGGAAGCCCGCGACTGGTATTGCGGCATCTTGGGCGTGCCCGCCGATGACAAGGTCCTGCTGGACCATCTGTATATACTCCCCATGGAGGGGGCCGGCCTCGTCCTGGACAGCAGGATCTACTCCCCTGGCGCGGTTTTCCAGGTTCCTGCGTTCCACTTCAACACCGCCGACATCCATGCGGCCCACGCGTTCATGAAAACCCGGGGTGTGGAACTCACCGACGTCAACGATGACCAGTGGTTCAACTTCCGGGACCCGGACGGAAACGTCCTCATGATCTGCCAGATCCCCCCGGCCACCGAATAA
- a CDS encoding VOC family protein — protein sequence MATVSVRYIVDDVDAAINFYRDHLAFTLVMHPAPAFAMLDRGDLRLLLSAPSGQGGGGQSMPDGTSPAPGGWNRFTLEVSDLAATVRALRDAGVPFRSDIVTGIGGNQVLIQDPSGNPIELFEPKIPEARLATS from the coding sequence GTGGCCACCGTAAGCGTGCGGTACATCGTCGATGATGTCGATGCTGCGATCAACTTCTACCGCGACCATCTGGCATTCACGCTCGTCATGCATCCCGCTCCAGCTTTTGCCATGCTCGACCGCGGTGATCTGAGGCTGCTGCTGAGTGCTCCTAGCGGCCAGGGTGGGGGAGGCCAAAGCATGCCCGACGGCACCAGTCCTGCGCCGGGCGGCTGGAATCGCTTCACGCTGGAGGTGTCCGACCTCGCGGCAACCGTGCGGGCCCTCCGCGACGCGGGCGTGCCGTTCCGAAGTGACATCGTGACCGGTATCGGCGGCAACCAGGTACTGATCCAAGATCCCTCAGGCAATCCGATCGAACTGTTCGAGCCGAAGATCCCTGAGGCGCGGCTCGCCACATCCTGA
- a CDS encoding lipoate--protein ligase family protein — MQQAGADSRTLTLVRQEQSLGAVRDLDFGIELLGKARAGDIGPTLRLYRPAPTVAFGQRDTRLPGFGAAAQACRELGFEPLIRKAGGRAAAYHEGTLIIDHVEPHSDAIAGAKGRFAFFGEMLAGALRSVGVHAAVGEIPGEYCPGEYSVHGFEPVAPARRIKLVGTAQRVVSGAWLFSSVVVVENSAPIREVLTASYAALGLDWDPETAGAVNDLVPGLDVQAIEDAVVRTYAEYATMGQADFSSLR, encoded by the coding sequence ATGCAGCAGGCCGGGGCTGATTCACGGACTCTGACCCTCGTCCGGCAGGAGCAGTCCCTTGGCGCCGTCCGCGACCTTGATTTTGGGATCGAGCTCCTCGGCAAAGCCCGGGCCGGGGACATCGGACCCACCCTTCGGCTGTACCGGCCCGCACCGACTGTTGCTTTCGGCCAGCGCGACACCCGCCTGCCCGGCTTCGGCGCCGCCGCCCAGGCCTGCCGTGAGCTGGGGTTCGAGCCGCTGATCCGCAAGGCGGGTGGCCGCGCTGCCGCATACCACGAGGGCACCCTCATCATCGACCATGTGGAGCCCCACAGCGATGCGATCGCCGGAGCCAAAGGCCGGTTCGCATTTTTCGGCGAGATGCTGGCGGGGGCGCTCCGGAGCGTGGGCGTGCACGCCGCCGTCGGCGAGATTCCCGGGGAATACTGTCCGGGCGAATACAGCGTCCACGGCTTCGAACCCGTTGCCCCCGCGCGCCGCATCAAGCTGGTGGGAACAGCCCAGCGCGTGGTGTCGGGCGCCTGGCTGTTCAGTTCCGTCGTGGTGGTGGAGAACTCGGCGCCCATCCGCGAGGTGCTTACGGCCAGCTACGCGGCCCTGGGGCTGGACTGGGATCCCGAGACCGCCGGTGCGGTCAACGACCTTGTGCCCGGCCTTGACGTGCAGGCCATCGAGGACGCCGTGGTCCGCACCTACGCGGAGTACGCCACGATGGGCCAGGCCGACTTCAGCAGCCTCCGTTGA
- a CDS encoding thioesterase family protein, with amino-acid sequence MTAELPELADGDFYYQDLGDGRFRSTIHAQGAWNAHEQHMAPASGLLADRLDRHETRDDMRMARLSYEILGLIPGGEFEIVTTTLRPGRTIELLQAELVAAGRVAIRATAWRMITSDTSAVAAVEDGPIPAPEECKPYDGASVWPGGYIRSLEMRVAEGHRPGAGKVWLRTDHPLTDGNDSTDMARLMGLVDTANGIAARVPPGMDSYAFPNLDLQIHMYRRPEGEWLGLDNAVSFGFDGIGLTSTVLHDLSGPFGRAEQILTLRKS; translated from the coding sequence TTGACTGCTGAACTCCCGGAACTCGCCGACGGCGACTTCTACTACCAGGACCTCGGCGACGGCCGCTTCCGCTCCACCATCCACGCCCAGGGGGCCTGGAACGCCCACGAGCAGCACATGGCCCCGGCGTCCGGACTCCTGGCGGACCGGCTGGACCGGCACGAAACCCGGGACGACATGCGGATGGCCAGGCTCAGCTACGAAATTCTGGGACTGATCCCCGGCGGGGAATTTGAAATCGTCACCACGACGCTGCGCCCGGGACGCACCATCGAGCTGCTGCAGGCCGAACTGGTGGCGGCCGGGCGCGTGGCCATCAGGGCGACAGCCTGGCGCATGATCACCAGCGACACGTCCGCGGTGGCGGCCGTCGAGGATGGCCCCATCCCCGCGCCGGAAGAATGCAAGCCCTATGACGGTGCGAGCGTGTGGCCGGGAGGGTATATCCGTTCCCTGGAAATGAGGGTGGCGGAAGGTCACCGGCCGGGTGCCGGGAAGGTGTGGCTGCGCACGGACCATCCGCTGACGGACGGAAACGACAGCACGGACATGGCGAGGCTCATGGGGCTCGTGGACACCGCCAACGGCATTGCCGCACGCGTGCCCCCCGGCATGGACAGCTACGCGTTCCCGAACCTGGACCTCCAGATCCACATGTATCGGCGGCCGGAGGGTGAGTGGCTGGGACTGGACAACGCGGTGTCCTTTGGTTTCGACGGCATCGGCCTCACTTCGACCGTGCTCCATGACCTGTCCGGCCCCTTCGGACGGGCGGAACAGATCCTCACGCTCCGGAAGAGCTGA
- a CDS encoding carbohydrate-binding domain-containing protein yields MTAGGDGLKAQNQLTIANGTVTVSESSEGLDGRHIAISGGTVSVTASDGGR; encoded by the coding sequence ATCACGGCCGGCGGCGACGGCTTGAAGGCGCAGAACCAGCTGACCATCGCGAACGGAACCGTAACGGTATCCGAATCCTCCGAGGGCCTCGATGGCCGGCACATCGCCATCAGCGGCGGCACGGTATCGGTGACCGCCTCCGATGGCGGAAGGTAA
- a CDS encoding endonuclease/exonuclease/phosphatase family protein, whose translation MRVISYNLRKHKASGELMSLARNFGIDVLCLQECDSSDLPDTLGPLHLADYTKGNRLGLAIYYRADRFTALETKAFALKKSMHDRVMAPAHERLIGTRMVDNETDHELVVGSFHAAPLTASNSLRRKQIHAAHAELLSMGTGLMTLMVGDFNYPFFTKSLDTHMKNSGYALSLSNRRTYTRYKVFKGHFDFATSLGLDIESVETLPRGKSDHLPILVTAEYGADRAPIKGQPVS comes from the coding sequence ATGCGAGTTATTAGCTACAACCTCCGCAAACACAAGGCGAGTGGCGAACTGATGAGTCTGGCCCGCAACTTTGGGATAGACGTCCTCTGCCTTCAGGAGTGTGACTCATCCGATCTGCCTGACACGCTCGGCCCGCTCCACCTGGCCGACTACACCAAGGGCAACAGGCTGGGCCTGGCCATTTATTACCGGGCTGACCGGTTCACTGCCCTGGAAACCAAGGCCTTCGCCCTGAAGAAGTCCATGCACGACCGCGTGATGGCACCGGCCCATGAGCGGCTGATCGGCACCCGGATGGTGGACAACGAAACCGATCATGAGCTGGTGGTGGGTTCGTTCCACGCCGCCCCGCTCACCGCGTCAAACTCACTGCGGCGCAAGCAGATCCACGCGGCGCATGCCGAGTTGCTGAGCATGGGCACGGGGCTCATGACACTGATGGTGGGCGACTTTAATTATCCGTTCTTCACCAAGAGCCTTGACACGCACATGAAGAACTCCGGCTACGCACTGTCCCTGAGCAACCGCAGGACCTACACCCGGTACAAGGTTTTCAAGGGCCACTTCGACTTTGCGACGTCACTGGGACTGGACATTGAAAGCGTGGAAACTCTCCCCCGGGGGAAGTCGGATCACCTGCCCATCCTCGTGACGGCCGAGTACGGCGCGGACCGGGCTCCCATTAAGGGGCAACCCGTTTCCTGA